A genomic window from Triticum urartu cultivar G1812 chromosome 7, Tu2.1, whole genome shotgun sequence includes:
- the LOC125524998 gene encoding protein NRT1/ PTR FAMILY 6.3-like yields MVGLLPQTNAAAQAEVLGDAWDYRGRPAARSTTGRWGAAAMILVAELNERLTTLGIAVNLVTYLTATMHVGNAEAANVVTNFMGTSFMLCLLGGFVADSFLGRYLTIAIFTAIQASGVTILTISTAAPGLRPPACTAEGGGIGTCSRASGAQLGVLYLALYLTALGTGGLKSSVSGFGSDQFDESDRTEKSQMMRFFNWFFFFISLGSLLAVTVLVYVQDNLGRPWGYGACAVSIAAGLVVFLAGTRRYRFKKLAGSPLTQIAAVVVAAWRKRGVQLPADTSMLYDIDVGKVAAIEGASTKKSKLKERIPHTKQFRFLDHAAINSDPAGEPTKWQLATLTDVEEVKTVARMLPIWATTIMFWTVYAQMTTFSVSQATTMDRHIGPSFQIPAGSLTVFFVGSILLTVPIYDRIVVPVSRRLNGNPHGLTPLQRIGIGLVLSILAMTSAALVEVKRLRVARDSAVPAGAPVPMTVFWLIPQFFFVGAGEAFTYIGQLDFFLRECPKGMKTMSTGLFLSTLSLGFFVSSALVTVVHKITGDRRPWIADDLNKGELYKFYWLLAGVCLANLVVYLFAARWYKYKAGRPGADGSVNGVEMADAEPCLH; encoded by the exons ATGGTCGGCCTTCTCCCCCAGACCAATGCGGCGGCGCAGGCCGAGGTCCTCGGCGACGCGTGGGACTACCGcggccgccccgccgcccggtccACCACCGGCCGCTGGGGCGCCGCCGCCATGATCCTGGTGGCGGAGCTCAACGAGAGGCTCACCACGCTGGGGATCGCGGTCAACCTGGTCACGTACCTCACGGCCACGATGCACGTCGGCAACGCAGAGGCGGCCAACGTCGTCACAAACTTCATGGGCACCTCCTTCATGCTCTGCCTCCTCGGCGGCTTCGTCGCCGACTCCTTCCTCGGCCGCTACCTCACCATCGCCATCTTCACCGCCATCCAGGCATCC GGCGTGACGATCCTGACGATCTCAACGGCGGCGCCGGGGCTGCGGCCGCCGGCGTgcacggcggagggcggcgggaTAGGGACCTGCTCCCGCGCTTCGGGCGCCCAGCTGGGCGTGCTGTACCTGGCGCTGTACCTGACGGCTCTGGGCACCGGCGGGCTCAAGTCGAGCGTCTCCGGCTTCGGGTCGGACCAGTTCGACGAGTCGGACCGCACCGAGAAGTCGCAGATGATGCGCTTCTTCAActggttcttcttcttcatcagcctCGGCTCCCTGCTCGCCGTCACCGTGCTCGTCTACGTCCAGGACAACCTGGGCCGGCCCTGGGGCTACGGCGCCTGCGCTGTCTCCATCGCCGCCGGGCTGGTGGTGTTCCTCGCCGGCACCCGCAGGTACCGGTTCAAGAAGCTGGCCGGGAGCCCGCTGACCCAGATCGCCGCCGTGGTCGTGGCCGCGTGGCGCAAGCGCGGCGTCCAGCTGCCCGCCGACACCTCCATGCTCTACGACATCGACGTGGGCAAGGTGGCAGCCATCGAGGGGGCCTCGACCAAGAAGAGCAAGCTCAAGGAGCGCATCCCGCACACCAAGCAGTTCCG TTTCTTGGACCATGCGGCGATCAACTCGGACCCCGCCGGCGAGCCGACCAAGTGGCAGCTTGCGACGCTGACGGACGTGGAGGAGGTCAAGACGGTGGCGCGGATGCTTCCGATATGGGCGACGACCATCATGTTCTGGACGGTGTACGCGCAGATGACCACCTTCTCGGTGTCGCAGGCCACCACCATGGACCGCCACATCGGCCCCTCCTTCCAGATCCCGGCGGGCTCCCTCACCGTCTTCTTCGTCGGCTCCATCCTCCTCACCGTCCCCATCTACGACCGCATCGTCGTGCCCGTATCCCGCCGCCTCAACGGCAACCCGCACGGGCTCACCCCGCTCCAGCGGATCGGCATCGGCCTCGTGCTCTCCATCCTCGCCATGACCTCCGCCGCTCTCGTAGAGGTCAAGCGCCTCCGCGTGGCTCGGGACTCCGCAGTCCCGGCGGGCGCCCCCGTGCCCATGACGGTCTTCTGGCTCATCCCGCAGTTCTTTTTTGTCGGCGCCGGCGAGGCCTTCACCTACATCGGCCAGCTCGACTTCTTCCTGCGCGAGTGCCCCAAGGGGATGAAGACCATGAGCACGGGGCTCTTCCTCAGCACGCTCTCGCTCGGATTCTTCGTCAGCTCGGCGCTCGTCACCGTCGTGCACAAGATCACGGGTGACCGCCGGCCGTGGATCGCCGACGACCTCAACAAGGGCGAGCTCTACAAGTTCTACTGGCTCCTCGCGGGGGTCTGCCTCGCCAACCTCGTCGTCTACCTCTTCGCCGCCAGGTGGTACAAGTACAAGGCCGGACGGCCCGGCGCCGACGGCAGCGTCAACGGCGTGGAGATGGCCGACGCCGAGCCGTGCCTCCACTGA